The DNA region CTAGAGAACAGATACAAACATTGATTATACATTTTTAATCATCTAACCATGCCACTCAGCATTTGGGTGATACCAATTAAATAGTAAATCGAAATCACCACTATGCACCATATGCTGCTAAACCGGGGGATCTACTAAAGTTGTTTTTTTAACAATAGTGAGATtagataaaattaaaatatggtaGCTCTCCATAAAAGTCATTCGGCAATTCCCAAGCACTTTTCTCCCTTAAATCAttaaaagtttggagtgcaagaTGACTTTTTgtagtgctaataacagttccttaaaataaaaagacaatTACATGGTGATTAAAGTTATAGGCATAGTCTATACTTACAGCTCATAAATATTGTTATTGTTGTCCAAAATCCGAGGGTAGCTGCCCATAGGAAGTATTTTTATTCGATACTCAAACTTTGGCCGGAAATATTGACACATTGTATGGAGAAGAAGGCAGGCTTGACCCCAGGCAGCATTTATCTCATCCCACTCAACCTAATTGTTTTCACACGGTAACCATCAATATCAGAGCCTATTTTCTGTCTCAaggtaaattaaaaaattcaattaactgGTCCTAAGACAAActcaaaggagaaggaaatgcatGTTTGGCTTTCTAACCGGAATTTTAGGAAGTCGTCCTAGTCGAAAATTGTTAGTGGTACCAAATTCTCCATCATGCCCGATGGGAAAGGCATCATTGAGCACATTAGTTCGTTTCAACAACTCCAAGTGTGCTTGTGAAACTTCTATCTTGGCCAAAATTGCATCTCTTTCTTCCTGTCagccaaaaatatttttcttagacacaaacaacaaaatacCCACGGGGCACCAAAGGAACAATGTTTTCTTCAAACTTGCTTAAACTTTATTCCAGCAATTTAtaaaaagaggtatcatcaatcCATATAAAGTGGGGAAACAGATGACTCATAAAGGATATGTCCGACTAGGGGTGCACCACAGTAAATTTAAATGCTTCCAGAGCATGATTGTTTTACTCCTGAACATATCTATTCACAAGTTAGATATCAAGTAGAACATACGTGCACTATGTATGCGACTCTTTTCTTTTATGAAGAAGACAAAAACTAATGGCGACGAACCTGTATAGAATTAATATAAGCTACATTACGAAGAGTCGAAGACAAACATTGATATACTAATTCAATGTCAAAGAAACTTTTGAACCCATGTTAAACTACACCAACCAACAGCCAGACATATCAACACAGAGTCACACATACAGGGAAAATGTACTTCCTAGCAGCTTGTCATGCAAAAGCTAGAGAAGCAGAGGAAGTAACTGAGCAGAAGTTGCACACCTgatttgaaattaattgaaACTGAAAATTATTGAACTTGTGCCAGTACCTGAAACACGTTAAGCAAAATCAACAATTAGTAGTTCCCAGGTCCTCCAACAATAAGCGATGAAACCTGATACGTACTGATGCTCACTTGATATTTTATCAGTAAGTATACCAACAAATTCAACAAAcagcatacaacaacaacaacaacaaagccttatcccactaagtggggtcggctatatgaatcctagaatgccatgTGCTCGGAAATTCAACAAACAGCATGAGGAAAAGAAATTTACTGCTCCTCCAACTCCTTAAATCTGCTAGATTTTAACTCAAGTCCCTTGAGTTCATTATTTACTTCAGCATTCTGTTTCTccatctcttcaatttctgctTCAAGTTTTCTCTGTTCTTCCTCAATCTTAAATAGCATCCAAAGAAGATGATCAGTGAGCATTTAGACTTCCCTTTGGAAAATTATGATACAAAATAAGCTGATATGAAAACAAACATATTTTTGAAGGTTCATTACAAAAGAGTTTTGGTATTGATCAATTGCTGCAGGATTGTAGGCAAGCTAATATCCTGgccttaaatttaaaaaaaaaaaaaaaaaaaaagaaaataccttcACAGATATGTAAGTTCCAATGAATATAAACCATTGCAACCTTAAGATTATTCCCATATATTTGTGCCATTTTTGGATCAAACTGCATGCTCTAAAGAACAAAGTAAATATCCCATCAGCAAGAGATAACCACCTTTCACCACTCATCCAAACCAAAGAAATCAGAGTGATTAAACGAAATAATTTTTAAACTATTATGCACGTCATGGAATACTTCCCACaaaaaatggtaaaaaataAGGCTAAGAGGTTCAGTTATgaccaaaaaaacaaagaaaaagaacataACACTTGAATGTAGGATCAGAGCTCAAATGTATTTCATATTAATGCAGACAAATGCATCCTACTGGTCATGCAATCTCTAAAATGGACGTGTGATGTTTGGAGTTGTCATTCGCGTCATTCCTCGGAATGAAGGCATAATGGCAATAAAACAGCCCTTTTTCACTATCCATAGACAGATCACGCAGAGATTATTGCATTAGACAATATTTGAACTAAGCACCTTCAGTTTTTCCTTGAGAAAATCAGTCTCACTAAGCACTTCCCTTGTCCCACCCTCCAAGCGTTTAAGACAGGCTTGGTATGCTTTAATGTCCCTATTCACATCTTCAACCTCCTTGTCAAGTTTATCAAACAATACCCTCATGCATTCAATGCATAAAGGTTGCTCAACCTGGAAATGTTAGCAGAAACCTACAGATTATAACCTACTTTCAAAACAATAACCGGCACCAACATATATAAAATGTCCAGTTGTTTTGCATTCTGATGCATACCTGTGTTTGGGTGGTGGCAATTTCAAATGCACGATTCAGGAGAGTTATAGTAGAGTCAAACCCAGAATTGTTAGGCTGCAAAGGACCATTGGGTCCTGCATCAGGTAACGGCAAATGGGCCCCACCACCATCTGGTGAGGACTCAGATTTATAAACAACCACAAAGGACTCATCCATTGCCTTTTCAGACTGGCCTGTATTGACTGCTCCACCACGGGGACGCGGAGGGACTCCTTGTGCCTGGGCTCTTTGCTGTGGTAACACAACAAAAGAATTGTCCATCCGTGTGGATGATAACACACTGTTCGCCCCATGCATTGAAGAACCCTGCATGCCTGCATGTGTTCATCACCAAACCACTCATGATTACAAACCAAATAAACCATTTCTCGCACACATCACTGCACCGGGCCATCAACAAACCCTTAACCCCACGTAAAATCACGAACTCAAACGTCCACAAAAAACAGTCAACTCAAGAAATCGTATATTTAGTACACGCTATTCGATTCTAGTCAAATCATACGCTTATTCAACTTAGCTCTTCACAACAAGGAGCACCCGGCAACAAGTCCCATTTCTAACTCAACAAATTAACACTCCATGGCAAAACTTAACGCCTATAACAGCATAATTAAGTTTTTCGAGCCACGATAAAATCTTTAAAAGTTCAAAAGAACAACACTTTAGCTTAACTAAATCAAAACCCAGcccattttaattataaatctGCCCCTCAACGATAAACATTTTGCAATCTCACCCGTTTGAAACTTCAAttgaacccccccccccccgagaCTAATTGGGACTCCATATCCGATTCCCAGAACACAAATTTGGGCGATTATATGCAAGGATTAAGCTAAATTAATAGCAGGATTAGAGAAAACGAACCGGAGCGAGAGAAATCGTGGAAGAATTTTTCGGCGTAGGAATCGGCGCCGACGACGCAGAGATAGTTACGGCAGTTCTGGCATGCATATCTTGGGACGTTCGGATCCACCTGAAACCTCCGACCCCTTTCGCCCATTAAATCCTTGTGAAAGTGGAAGGCTCTTGTATTCGTACAGGAGACAGTTTTTTACTTGGTTTTTTCTCTGTTTCTTGGCAGAAGAGAGATCACAGCAGTCTgactaggcctggcaattcctgacacgagccgataacccgacacgacacgacacgaaattaacaggtgttcgggtcgacacgataatgaaacgggtcgttatcgggtaacccgataagcacctgttaagataacgggtttgttcgggtatacacgtgggtaacacgatacacgataagcagaatattaatttaataatttataaccctaaaaaaatactataataattatatatatattaatttaacaattttatacccctacaaactataattttatatatatatatatatatatattaaattaactataataattataataattatatatactataataattatacccaaaatattaactataataattatatatatatatatatattaaattttatacccctaaaaactataataattatacatacaaaataaatagatttaaatctacttaataaataaatatatatatatacacacacacaccattgaacttcatgagatacgaattatacgaaactaatttcaacgatccaaccgtcaaacatgtttgtatatacttcgagatcgcatacgccaaaaattgcaaaaaacaaacattcagagagcaagtaacgggacaaaacttttcgacggttataa from Malus domestica chromosome 01, GDT2T_hap1 includes:
- the LOC103417629 gene encoding beclin-1-like protein, whose protein sequence is MGERGRRFQVDPNVPRYACQNCRNYLCVVGADSYAEKFFHDFSRSGMQGSSMHGANSVLSSTRMDNSFVVLPQQRAQAQGVPPRPRGGAVNTGQSEKAMDESFVVVYKSESSPDGGGAHLPLPDAGPNGPLQPNNSGFDSTITLLNRAFEIATTQTQVEQPLCIECMRVLFDKLDKEVEDVNRDIKAYQACLKRLEGGTREVLSETDFLKEKLKIEEEQRKLEAEIEEMEKQNAEVNNELKGLELKSSRFKELEEQYWHKFNNFQFQLISNQEERDAILAKIEVSQAHLELLKRTNVLNDAFPIGHDGEFGTTNNFRLGRLPKIPVEWDEINAAWGQACLLLHTMCQYFRPKFEYRIKILPMGSYPRILDNNNNIYELFGPVNLFWSTRYDKAMTLFLTCLKDFAEFANSKDQENNIPLEKCFKLPYKIENDKVETCSITQSFNKQENWTKALKYTLNNLKWALYWFVGNTNFQPLSPAVSSSHAEVSGTGSSYSRRSTNSKSEFQN